The proteins below come from a single Halictus rubicundus isolate RS-2024b chromosome 13, iyHalRubi1_principal, whole genome shotgun sequence genomic window:
- the LOC143360348 gene encoding uncharacterized protein LOC143360348 isoform X5, with protein sequence MYRKGQTLLKNFATMRVGKGAAVMEDPQTPGSDCNSNPATDSMQHDLISSEFVQDNVEYQWVVDYGYRDGGLHIHPSVLSSLSASYSREDLGYYDDLARNLDANLAEIDMESFRTADIHTLLTALPVMCTDPVQHSEFNYQRERYASISGSVMEKLDIGSSISPHTSSQGEDSACSTTDTISICKSSLLFSPLKETPVLPPGGSYSVDSLDCEDMLLTCQVNNKDNYTIAFEGSITMYSDGSQDFENQEKQKHDEAPETYYNRATDLKNVLDLSMACSDSKIYTTWSNLKHSSMNKIMTRHPSGNNNTNPEFLQGVGNIMPGANKRSQSLPDLTQATTQLQHINNVPLNFSVDSAESNNHAQQSHSSGSVMSRSINEECSDSGEHVSSSGKKLQNLSLVKLFMKQKSMSADGMSLTFDQSDSVSDNGWPTSNSASDSGTNTNTNTNTQIQRKNLNNTSSKCQLPESDFSINWVKGDLRNNQEAEKQQGDLPNDIPKHSSMIIEQKDEMMSSASVEELSESLSKSDLTHDNDNIQNSFDVISNGFDQQKKTAWIRSLEKKYSVCKTTGIQAIAETEDNGVQTSLLFPEPPPAEKEKEKDKEKENPSVRETIVNKKPVYVVYPNYALPDLSFLNIKDTRMDNVALKPQCYGRNKVSWRQNNGKSSSRPFSCNDIDALRQRGFSHVKDWESLTFLLPIEYKKILHDVPEVSKHININEETKKPLFCLSPPMRHKSRPISEIMPNNTSSTSSTATQPSSGYRGSSTILTDSSTNQQTSNNTTNPLYLYRYDSISSEASLVSNDKKAYKQVNKSKTACPSLPKRSISLPHGDRETDRDLSNGKVPPRPPLPRSILRKNKVPASKRYSMFEMGDVEEIEDHQTPEVNKRMSLQEPYYMNNDLQLLYRGKIVDSEKDVDEMEERCHERVNDLNSTGDIETEASENSEDDVKQLEEYLKRSGFSSQSSDGDTEDPDVKLRSYVRKFLALRMNKDVTKTTDMLESQKKTVSFAVNQRKKYLDNKTNNLNSAVPNEQTKDCALTEERRDTSPESRPPDLDDKRKMILSVNKAVDLLLKYWNGESIHSRQNYGDKSECAQICLSHLCPALYAIMSDGLKPHLNSTFGPITNSVWQVVEASSQQGPVTKTLNELVQKINGEDVITEGMLKFHAFVFGLLNLRALDAWFAYLCTRESILRKHYNNNSLFVSALANANAREVVDALLHILNPLAFCPFQLDLLYQYRQLHNSFGSLNNHNISAVNFRNVDIASKDHHFDKTDACTVVSSPRKVRPRSCVVYNNYDEKSGQHKSDMETVKKRLSNPIGSKAFRALDKLTSEDSEDYTDSLEHSPLNRASNKHHHHHHHHHPVAHAKSHSPENKTDDEDNMIGEAKFRKIQEKWESMVGKEEAKNQPVTTSPISPTRTPTSLGKSKIPRLLTSPVKQSNNTGPVKTTRSPVSGIPSLKKPVMLSTPKTVPKKPVELRNKETTKRTSRVDEEHVGTARTHLARPSSLPYKSYGLTSKEKNMVSPQRRAASTSLPRPTSHAAAAAARNPPAKKPLKEVRTITQRIPSDNKMLLAFGEGEKLRVILEVDSKWLLCARGDRKGLVPRRCVYNIQT encoded by the exons ATGTATCGGAAGGGGCAAACACTCTTAAAAAACTTTGCTACCATGC GTGTAGGCAAAGGGGCTGCAGTGATGGAAGATCCACAAACACCAGGCTCCGATTGCAATTCCAATCCTGCCACAGATTCCATGCAACACGACTTGATTAGTTCGGAATTTGTACAGGATAATGTAGAGTATCAGTGGGTCGTCGATTACGG CTACAGAGATGGAGGCCTTCATATTCACCCTAGCGTATTGTCCTCGCTCTCTGCTTCGTATTCTCGAGAGGATCTGGGTTACTATGACGATCTGGCCCGCAATCTGGATGCTAACTTGGCTGAAATTGACATGGAAAGTTTTCGCACCGCAGACATTCATACTTTGCTTACAGCTCTGCCTGTTATGTGCACCGATCCGGTTCAGCATTCGGAG TTTAACTATCAAAGGGAACGATATGCCAGTATATCTGGATCCGTTATGGAAAAGCTTGACATCGGTTCATCTATCAGCCCTCATACCAGCAGCCAG GGAGAAGATTCAGCCTGTTCGACGACGGACACGATTTCCATTTGCAAATCGTCGTTGTTATTTTCCCCTCTGAAAGAGACACCCGTGCTACCACCGGGGGGTAGCTACAGCGTCGACTCTCTGGACTGCGAGGATATGTTGCTGACATGCCAAGTGAACAACAAAGATAACTACACTATCGCCTTTGAGGGTAGTATCACAATGTACTCGGATGGCTCTCAAGATTTTGAAAATCAAG AGAAACAGAAACATGACGAGGCGCCGGAAACGTATTACAATAGGGCTACGGACTTGAAAAACGTGTTAGATTTATCGATGGCGTGCTCCGACTCGAAGATTTATACCACATGGAGCAACCTGAAGCACTCTTCCATGAACAAAATCATGACTCGCCATCCCTCGGGCAACAACAACACGAATCCCGAATTTTTACAAGGTGTTGGGAATATCATGCCCGGGGCGAATAAGAGGAGTCAGAGCCTGCCGGATCTTACTCAGGCTACTACTCAACTACAGCACATCAACAACGTACCTCTCAATTTTTCC GTCGACTCCGCGGAATCAAATAACCATGCGCAACAGTCGCACAGCTCAGGATCCGTAATGAGCCGTTCAATTAACGAAGAATGCTCCGACAGCGGGGAGCATGTATCATCGTCGGGGAAGAAGCTACAGAACTTGAGCCTCgtcaaattatttatgaaacagAAGAGCATGAGCGCCGACGGAATGAGTCTGACTTTCGACCAGTCGGATTCAGTCAGTGATAATGGATGGCCTACAAGCAATAGCGCTAGTGATAGTGGTActaatacgaatacgaatacaaaTACGCAaatacaacggaaaaatctaaACAATACCAGCTCGAAATGCCAGCTACCGGAAAGCGACTTCTCCATCAATTGGGTGAAAGGAGATCTCCGCAACAACCAAGAGGCGGAGAAGCAACAGGGAGACCTTCCTAACGACATTCCAAAACATTCGTCGATGATCATCGAGCAAAAAGATGAAATGATGTCGTCAGCATCCGTGGAGGAACTGTCCGAAAGTTTGTCCAAGTCCGATTTAACGCACGACAACGATAACATCCAAAacagtttcgacgtgatatcgaaCGGATTCGACCAGCAAAAGAAAACGGCGTGGATCCGATCGTTGGAGAAGAAGTACTCGGTCTGCAAAACAACGGGCATTCAGGCGATAGCCGAGACGGAGGACAACGGTGTTCAGACGTCGCTATTGTTCCCAGAACCACCGCCGGCggaaaaggagaaagagaaagataaagagaaagagaatcCGTCTGTCAGGGAGACAATTGTTAATAAGAAACCGGTGTACGTTGTTTACCCGAATTACGCGTTACCTGATTTATCGTTTCTCAATATCAAAGACACGAGGATGGACAACGTAGCGTTGAAGCCGCAGTGCTACGGGAGAAACAAGGTCAGCTGGAGACAAAACAACGGTAAATCATCCAGCAGACCGTTCTCGTGCAACGACATAGACGCTCTTCGTCAGCGTGGGTTCTCGCACGTTAAAGACTGGGAGTCGTTGACATTCCTTCTGCCTATCGAGTACAAGAAGATCCTGCACGATGTGCCCGAGGTGTCCAAGCACATCAACATCAACGAGGAGACGAAGAAGCCGCTGTTCTGTTTGTCGCCGCCGATGCGCCACAAGTCTCGACCGATCAGCGAGATCATGCCAAACAACACGTCCTCGACGAGCAGCACCGCGACGCAACCGTCCTCGGGGTATCGGGGATCTTCCACGATACTGACCGACTCCTCGACGAATCAGCAGACGTCGAACAACACGACCAACCCGTTGTATCTTTACCGTTACGATAGTATTAGTTCCGAGGCCAGTTTAGTGAGTAACGATAAGAAGGCGTACAAGCAAGTCAACAAATCGAAAACGGCCTGTCCGTCGCTCCCGAAGAGATCCATCTCCTTACCGCACGGAGATCGCGAGACCGATCGTGACCTCTCGAATGGGAAAGTGCCGCCGAGGCCACCTCTACCTAGAAGTATTTTAAGGAAAAACAAGGTCCCTGCGAGCAAGAGGTACAGCATGTTCGAGATGGGAGATGTGGAAGAGATAGAGGATCATCAGACTCCGGAGGTGAACAAGAGGATGTCCTTGCAAGAGCCTTATTACATGAACAACGACCTGCAGTTGTTGTATCGTGGGAAGATCGTCGACTCCGAGAAGGACGTTGACGAGATGGAGGAGAGGTGCCACGAGAGGGTAAACGATTTGAACAGCACGGGAGACATTGAGACTGAAGCGTCGGAGAATAGCGAGGACGATGTGAAACAGCTCGAGGAGTATCTGAAACGCAGCGGGTTCAGCTCGCAGAGCAGCGACGGGGACACCGAGGATCCTGATGTTAAATTGAGATCATACGTGAGAAAGTTCTTGGCTCTTCGAATGAACAAGGATGTTACCAAAACTACCGATATGCTAGAATCTCAGAAAAAGACTGTCAGCTTCGCTGTAAACCAAAGAAAGAAATACTTAGACAATAAG ACCAATAATTTAAATTCTGCAGTTCCAAACGAGCAGACTAAAGATTGCGCGCTTACGGAGGAGAGGAGGGACACGAGTCCTGAAAGCAGACCTCCGGATTTAGACGACAAAAGAA agatgatattatcggtGAATAAGGCGGtggatttattgttaaaatattgGAACGGAGAGTCTATCCACAGTAGACAGAATTACGGTGATAAGAGCGAGTGCGCACAAATCTGTCTTAGTCACCTATGTCCTGCTTTGTATGCCATCATGTCGGACGGACTGAAGCCACACCTAAATTCTACATTTGGACCAATAACGAACAGCGTTTGGCAGGTCGTCGAGGCGTCTTCTCAGCAAGGGCCAGTTACTAAGACGTTGAACGAACTAGTACAAAAGATTAATGGCGAGGACGTTATCACCGAGGGGATGTTGAAGTTTCATGCATTTGTATTTGGTCTGTTAAA tTTAAGAGCTTTAGACGCGTGGTTCGCGTACCTGTGTACAAGGGAATCGATCTTAAGGAAGCATTACAACAACAACAGTTTATTCGTGAGCGCGTTggcgaacgcgaacgcgcgcGAGGTCGTCGACGCTCTCCTGCACATTCTAAATCCTCTAGCTTTCTGCCCATTCCAGTTAGACCTCCTGTATCAGTATCGCCAGCTTCACAATAGCTTTGGATCTTTAAATAATCATAATATAAGC GCCGTGAACTTTAGGAACGTCGACATCGCATCGAAGGACCATCATTTTGATAAGACAGACGCTTGCACGGTAGTTTCTAGTCCTAGGAAAGTACGCCCGAGGTCCTGTGTCGTTTACAACAACTACGACGAGAAATCTGGCCAGCACAAGTCCGACATGGAGACGGTTAAGAAACGTTTAAGCAATCCCATAGGCTCGAAAGCGTTCCGGGCTCTGGACAAGCTAACCTCCGAAGATTCCGAGGACTATACCGATAGTTTGGAGCACTCCCCGTTGAACAGGGCATCGAACAagcaccatcatcatcatcatcatcatcatcctgTAGCTCACGCGAAATCTCACAGTCCAGAGAATAAAACGGACGACGAGGACAACATGATCGGTGAGGCGAAATTCAGGAAAATTCAGGAGAAATGGGAGTCGATGGTCGGGAAGGAGGAGGCCAAGAATCAGCCGGTCACGACGTCGCCGATATCGCCAACGCGGACACCGACCAGTTTAGGAAAATCGAAGATTCCCAGGCTGCTCACGTCCCCGGTAAAACAATCGAATAATACAGGGCCCGTGAAGACGACGAGGTCCCCTGTCTCAGGTATTCCGTCGTTGAAGAAACCGGTGATGTTGTCGACACCGAAAACCGTACCAAAAAAGCCTGTAGAGTTAAGGAACAAAGAGACAACAAAGCGTACCAGCAGAGTGGACGAGGAGCACGTGGGAACCGCGAGAACTCATTTGGCGCGTCCCAGCTCTCTGCCCTACAAGTCTTACGGTTTAACGTCTAAGGAGAAGAACATGGTGTCCCCGCAAAGACGGGCAGCGTCCACGTCTTTGCCGAGACCAACCAgccatgctgctgctgctgcagcgAGAAATCCTCCGGCAAAAAAGCCCCTCAA AGAGGTGCGCACTATCACACAGAGAATCCCGTCGGACAACAAAATGCTGCTCGCGTTCGGAGAAGGCGAGAAACTCAGAGTGATTCTAGAGGTGGATAGCAAGTGGTTGTTATGCGCGAGGGGCGACCGGAAGGGTTTGGTTCCGCGGAGGTGTGTGTACAATATTCAGACTTAG
- the LOC143360348 gene encoding uncharacterized protein LOC143360348 isoform X2 — MMIVLLLCIIMKIAEFSVGRVSPPLQAPPRPPILYRKRKGQEAKYRKRTDQRCNCFLYNRVGKGAAVMEDPQTPGSDCNSNPATDSMQHDLISSEFVQDNVEYQWVVDYGYRDGGLHIHPSVLSSLSASYSREDLGYYDDLARNLDANLAEIDMESFRTADIHTLLTALPVMCTDPVQHSEGEDSACSTTDTISICKSSLLFSPLKETPVLPPGGSYSVDSLDCEDMLLTCQVNNKDNYTIAFEGSITMYSDGSQDFENQEKQKHDEAPETYYNRATDLKNVLDLSMACSDSKIYTTWSNLKHSSMNKIMTRHPSGNNNTNPEFLQGVGNIMPGANKRSQSLPDLTQATTQLQHINNVPLNFSVDSAESNNHAQQSHSSGSVMSRSINEECSDSGEHVSSSGKKLQNLSLVKLFMKQKSMSADGMSLTFDQSDSVSDNGWPTSNSASDSGTNTNTNTNTQIQRKNLNNTSSKCQLPESDFSINWVKGDLRNNQEAEKQQGDLPNDIPKHSSMIIEQKDEMMSSASVEELSESLSKSDLTHDNDNIQNSFDVISNGFDQQKKTAWIRSLEKKYSVCKTTGIQAIAETEDNGVQTSLLFPEPPPAEKEKEKDKEKENPSVRETIVNKKPVYVVYPNYALPDLSFLNIKDTRMDNVALKPQCYGRNKVSWRQNNGKSSSRPFSCNDIDALRQRGFSHVKDWESLTFLLPIEYKKILHDVPEVSKHININEETKKPLFCLSPPMRHKSRPISEIMPNNTSSTSSTATQPSSGYRGSSTILTDSSTNQQTSNNTTNPLYLYRYDSISSEASLVSNDKKAYKQVNKSKTACPSLPKRSISLPHGDRETDRDLSNGKVPPRPPLPRSILRKNKVPASKRYSMFEMGDVEEIEDHQTPEVNKRMSLQEPYYMNNDLQLLYRGKIVDSEKDVDEMEERCHERVNDLNSTGDIETEASENSEDDVKQLEEYLKRSGFSSQSSDGDTEDPDVKLRSYVRKFLALRMNKDVTKTTDMLESQKKTVSFAVNQRKKYLDNKTNNLNSAVPNEQTKDCALTEERRDTSPESRPPDLDDKRKMILSVNKAVDLLLKYWNGESIHSRQNYGDKSECAQICLSHLCPALYAIMSDGLKPHLNSTFGPITNSVWQVVEASSQQGPVTKTLNELVQKINGEDVITEGMLKFHAFVFGLLNLRALDAWFAYLCTRESILRKHYNNNSLFVSALANANAREVVDALLHILNPLAFCPFQLDLLYQYRQLHNSFGSLNNHNISAVNFRNVDIASKDHHFDKTDACTVVSSPRKVRPRSCVVYNNYDEKSGQHKSDMETVKKRLSNPIGSKAFRALDKLTSEDSEDYTDSLEHSPLNRASNKHHHHHHHHHPVAHAKSHSPENKTDDEDNMIGEAKFRKIQEKWESMVGKEEAKNQPVTTSPISPTRTPTSLGKSKIPRLLTSPVKQSNNTGPVKTTRSPVSGIPSLKKPVMLSTPKTVPKKPVELRNKETTKRTSRVDEEHVGTARTHLARPSSLPYKSYGLTSKEKNMVSPQRRAASTSLPRPTSHAAAAAARNPPAKKPLKEVRTITQRIPSDNKMLLAFGEGEKLRVILEVDSKWLLCARGDRKGLVPRRCVYNIQT, encoded by the exons ATGATGATAGTGCTCCTGCTGTGCATCATCATGAAAATAGCCGAATTCTCTGTGGGCCGTGTCAGCCCGCCATTGCAAGCGCCGCCAAGACCGCCGATCCTTTACCGAAAACGGAAGGGACAGGAAGCTAAGTATCGGAAGAGGACGGATCAGAGATGCAACTGCTTCCTGTACAATC GTGTAGGCAAAGGGGCTGCAGTGATGGAAGATCCACAAACACCAGGCTCCGATTGCAATTCCAATCCTGCCACAGATTCCATGCAACACGACTTGATTAGTTCGGAATTTGTACAGGATAATGTAGAGTATCAGTGGGTCGTCGATTACGG CTACAGAGATGGAGGCCTTCATATTCACCCTAGCGTATTGTCCTCGCTCTCTGCTTCGTATTCTCGAGAGGATCTGGGTTACTATGACGATCTGGCCCGCAATCTGGATGCTAACTTGGCTGAAATTGACATGGAAAGTTTTCGCACCGCAGACATTCATACTTTGCTTACAGCTCTGCCTGTTATGTGCACCGATCCGGTTCAGCATTCGGAG GGAGAAGATTCAGCCTGTTCGACGACGGACACGATTTCCATTTGCAAATCGTCGTTGTTATTTTCCCCTCTGAAAGAGACACCCGTGCTACCACCGGGGGGTAGCTACAGCGTCGACTCTCTGGACTGCGAGGATATGTTGCTGACATGCCAAGTGAACAACAAAGATAACTACACTATCGCCTTTGAGGGTAGTATCACAATGTACTCGGATGGCTCTCAAGATTTTGAAAATCAAG AGAAACAGAAACATGACGAGGCGCCGGAAACGTATTACAATAGGGCTACGGACTTGAAAAACGTGTTAGATTTATCGATGGCGTGCTCCGACTCGAAGATTTATACCACATGGAGCAACCTGAAGCACTCTTCCATGAACAAAATCATGACTCGCCATCCCTCGGGCAACAACAACACGAATCCCGAATTTTTACAAGGTGTTGGGAATATCATGCCCGGGGCGAATAAGAGGAGTCAGAGCCTGCCGGATCTTACTCAGGCTACTACTCAACTACAGCACATCAACAACGTACCTCTCAATTTTTCC GTCGACTCCGCGGAATCAAATAACCATGCGCAACAGTCGCACAGCTCAGGATCCGTAATGAGCCGTTCAATTAACGAAGAATGCTCCGACAGCGGGGAGCATGTATCATCGTCGGGGAAGAAGCTACAGAACTTGAGCCTCgtcaaattatttatgaaacagAAGAGCATGAGCGCCGACGGAATGAGTCTGACTTTCGACCAGTCGGATTCAGTCAGTGATAATGGATGGCCTACAAGCAATAGCGCTAGTGATAGTGGTActaatacgaatacgaatacaaaTACGCAaatacaacggaaaaatctaaACAATACCAGCTCGAAATGCCAGCTACCGGAAAGCGACTTCTCCATCAATTGGGTGAAAGGAGATCTCCGCAACAACCAAGAGGCGGAGAAGCAACAGGGAGACCTTCCTAACGACATTCCAAAACATTCGTCGATGATCATCGAGCAAAAAGATGAAATGATGTCGTCAGCATCCGTGGAGGAACTGTCCGAAAGTTTGTCCAAGTCCGATTTAACGCACGACAACGATAACATCCAAAacagtttcgacgtgatatcgaaCGGATTCGACCAGCAAAAGAAAACGGCGTGGATCCGATCGTTGGAGAAGAAGTACTCGGTCTGCAAAACAACGGGCATTCAGGCGATAGCCGAGACGGAGGACAACGGTGTTCAGACGTCGCTATTGTTCCCAGAACCACCGCCGGCggaaaaggagaaagagaaagataaagagaaagagaatcCGTCTGTCAGGGAGACAATTGTTAATAAGAAACCGGTGTACGTTGTTTACCCGAATTACGCGTTACCTGATTTATCGTTTCTCAATATCAAAGACACGAGGATGGACAACGTAGCGTTGAAGCCGCAGTGCTACGGGAGAAACAAGGTCAGCTGGAGACAAAACAACGGTAAATCATCCAGCAGACCGTTCTCGTGCAACGACATAGACGCTCTTCGTCAGCGTGGGTTCTCGCACGTTAAAGACTGGGAGTCGTTGACATTCCTTCTGCCTATCGAGTACAAGAAGATCCTGCACGATGTGCCCGAGGTGTCCAAGCACATCAACATCAACGAGGAGACGAAGAAGCCGCTGTTCTGTTTGTCGCCGCCGATGCGCCACAAGTCTCGACCGATCAGCGAGATCATGCCAAACAACACGTCCTCGACGAGCAGCACCGCGACGCAACCGTCCTCGGGGTATCGGGGATCTTCCACGATACTGACCGACTCCTCGACGAATCAGCAGACGTCGAACAACACGACCAACCCGTTGTATCTTTACCGTTACGATAGTATTAGTTCCGAGGCCAGTTTAGTGAGTAACGATAAGAAGGCGTACAAGCAAGTCAACAAATCGAAAACGGCCTGTCCGTCGCTCCCGAAGAGATCCATCTCCTTACCGCACGGAGATCGCGAGACCGATCGTGACCTCTCGAATGGGAAAGTGCCGCCGAGGCCACCTCTACCTAGAAGTATTTTAAGGAAAAACAAGGTCCCTGCGAGCAAGAGGTACAGCATGTTCGAGATGGGAGATGTGGAAGAGATAGAGGATCATCAGACTCCGGAGGTGAACAAGAGGATGTCCTTGCAAGAGCCTTATTACATGAACAACGACCTGCAGTTGTTGTATCGTGGGAAGATCGTCGACTCCGAGAAGGACGTTGACGAGATGGAGGAGAGGTGCCACGAGAGGGTAAACGATTTGAACAGCACGGGAGACATTGAGACTGAAGCGTCGGAGAATAGCGAGGACGATGTGAAACAGCTCGAGGAGTATCTGAAACGCAGCGGGTTCAGCTCGCAGAGCAGCGACGGGGACACCGAGGATCCTGATGTTAAATTGAGATCATACGTGAGAAAGTTCTTGGCTCTTCGAATGAACAAGGATGTTACCAAAACTACCGATATGCTAGAATCTCAGAAAAAGACTGTCAGCTTCGCTGTAAACCAAAGAAAGAAATACTTAGACAATAAG ACCAATAATTTAAATTCTGCAGTTCCAAACGAGCAGACTAAAGATTGCGCGCTTACGGAGGAGAGGAGGGACACGAGTCCTGAAAGCAGACCTCCGGATTTAGACGACAAAAGAA agatgatattatcggtGAATAAGGCGGtggatttattgttaaaatattgGAACGGAGAGTCTATCCACAGTAGACAGAATTACGGTGATAAGAGCGAGTGCGCACAAATCTGTCTTAGTCACCTATGTCCTGCTTTGTATGCCATCATGTCGGACGGACTGAAGCCACACCTAAATTCTACATTTGGACCAATAACGAACAGCGTTTGGCAGGTCGTCGAGGCGTCTTCTCAGCAAGGGCCAGTTACTAAGACGTTGAACGAACTAGTACAAAAGATTAATGGCGAGGACGTTATCACCGAGGGGATGTTGAAGTTTCATGCATTTGTATTTGGTCTGTTAAA tTTAAGAGCTTTAGACGCGTGGTTCGCGTACCTGTGTACAAGGGAATCGATCTTAAGGAAGCATTACAACAACAACAGTTTATTCGTGAGCGCGTTggcgaacgcgaacgcgcgcGAGGTCGTCGACGCTCTCCTGCACATTCTAAATCCTCTAGCTTTCTGCCCATTCCAGTTAGACCTCCTGTATCAGTATCGCCAGCTTCACAATAGCTTTGGATCTTTAAATAATCATAATATAAGC GCCGTGAACTTTAGGAACGTCGACATCGCATCGAAGGACCATCATTTTGATAAGACAGACGCTTGCACGGTAGTTTCTAGTCCTAGGAAAGTACGCCCGAGGTCCTGTGTCGTTTACAACAACTACGACGAGAAATCTGGCCAGCACAAGTCCGACATGGAGACGGTTAAGAAACGTTTAAGCAATCCCATAGGCTCGAAAGCGTTCCGGGCTCTGGACAAGCTAACCTCCGAAGATTCCGAGGACTATACCGATAGTTTGGAGCACTCCCCGTTGAACAGGGCATCGAACAagcaccatcatcatcatcatcatcatcatcctgTAGCTCACGCGAAATCTCACAGTCCAGAGAATAAAACGGACGACGAGGACAACATGATCGGTGAGGCGAAATTCAGGAAAATTCAGGAGAAATGGGAGTCGATGGTCGGGAAGGAGGAGGCCAAGAATCAGCCGGTCACGACGTCGCCGATATCGCCAACGCGGACACCGACCAGTTTAGGAAAATCGAAGATTCCCAGGCTGCTCACGTCCCCGGTAAAACAATCGAATAATACAGGGCCCGTGAAGACGACGAGGTCCCCTGTCTCAGGTATTCCGTCGTTGAAGAAACCGGTGATGTTGTCGACACCGAAAACCGTACCAAAAAAGCCTGTAGAGTTAAGGAACAAAGAGACAACAAAGCGTACCAGCAGAGTGGACGAGGAGCACGTGGGAACCGCGAGAACTCATTTGGCGCGTCCCAGCTCTCTGCCCTACAAGTCTTACGGTTTAACGTCTAAGGAGAAGAACATGGTGTCCCCGCAAAGACGGGCAGCGTCCACGTCTTTGCCGAGACCAACCAgccatgctgctgctgctgcagcgAGAAATCCTCCGGCAAAAAAGCCCCTCAA AGAGGTGCGCACTATCACACAGAGAATCCCGTCGGACAACAAAATGCTGCTCGCGTTCGGAGAAGGCGAGAAACTCAGAGTGATTCTAGAGGTGGATAGCAAGTGGTTGTTATGCGCGAGGGGCGACCGGAAGGGTTTGGTTCCGCGGAGGTGTGTGTACAATATTCAGACTTAG